Part of the Candidatus Palauibacter polyketidifaciens genome, ATCCGTGGAAGCCGGGACCGCGCGGGGCGAGCGTGCGAGCGAGGGTGCTAGCGGGTTCCATGCGCCAGGTGCCTTTCTCCGATGGCCACGAACGTCCCCGAGCAGGTCGCCGTGCGCTCGCCTCCGGAAAGCAGTTCGGCTTCGACCACGACCTTGCGCTCGCCCACCTCGGCGATCCGCGCCCGGAGTTGCACCGGAGCGTCCGAGGGCGTCGGCTTCCGGAGCCGGACCGTGTATTCGGCGGTCACCGTGACGGGCGGATGGTCCAGCCCGCGCGTACGCATGAAGTAGTGCGCGGCACACCAGTTGCACTGGCAGTCGAGCAGCGTTCCGATGATCCCTCCGTTGAGGATTCCCGGGAACGACCGGTGATTCGGCCCCGGCGTCCATTCCGCGATCACCTCGTAGCTGCCGTCCGGCCCGTGGCCGCCCTCCGCCGCCGGGAAGCTGCACAGCCGGAGCCCATCCGGGTTCGCCGGACCGCAGCCGAAACAGATCGACTCGCGCGCGTACCTCTCCTGCAGCGACTCGCTCACGACGCCCCGGCCCGCTCGCGCGCCACCAGGAACCGCCGGAGGATCTTGCCCGACGCCGACTTCGGGATCTCCTCGAGGAACTCCACGGCACGGATCCTCTTCTGCGGAGCCACGCGCTCCGCCACGTACTCCATGATTTCCTCGCCGCTCACCTCTCCCGCCCTCACGACGCACGCCTTCGGGATCTCGCCGGCCTCCTCGTCCGCCACCGGAATGACGGCGACATCGGCCACGGCCGGATGGGCGAGGAGAAGGTCCTCGAGTTCGGCGGGGGCCACCTGGTAACCCTTGTACTTGATGAGTTCCTTGGCGCGGTCGACGATCGTCACATATCCGTCTTCGTCCGCGCGTCCCACATCCCCCGTGTGGAGCCAGCCCTCGGCATCGACGGTCGCCGCCGTCGCCTCGGGGTTCCCGAGATATCCCTTCATCACCTGCGGACCGCGGACCCACACCTCCCCTTCCCCGCCCGGTCCCAGCGCCTCCCCGGACTCGAGATCGACGATCATCATCTCGGTGCTCGGGATCGTCGGCCCGATCGTCCCGATCTTGTCCACGTCGACGTTCTCCCCGAAGCAGACGTGGGTGACGGGACTCGCCTCGGTAAGACCGTACCCCTGGAATACGCGGCACCCGATCCTCTCCTGGCAGGCGAGGGCGATTTCCTCTCCCAGCGGGGCCGCACCGGACATGATCCAGTTCACGGACGAAAGGTCGTAGCCATCGACCGCGGGGTGCTTTGCGAGGCCGAGCACGATCGGGGGAACGAGGTAGAGGCTCGTGGCCCGGTATCGCTGAATCGCCCCCAGGAACTCCTCGAGATCGAAGCGGGGCATGGTGACGACGGTCGCCCCCGCTCTCAGGGCGCCGCTCATGACCACGACCATCCCGTAGATGTGGAAGAAGGGGAGGACGGCGAGCACGACGTCGTCGGCGTCCACGAGTCCCACGGCGCTGAACTGTTCGATGTTCGCGACGAGGTTCCTGTGCGTGAGCATCACGCCCTTGGACACGCCCGTCGTGCCGCTCGAATACGGGAGTGTGAGGAGATCCTCGGCGGGATCGCCGCTGCCCGCCGGTTCCGCATCCGCCGTCATCCCGTCCTTCATCCCGTCTGCGATGAGGTCGGCGAAGGCGGTGGCACCCTTCGCCTCTCCGAACACGAAGATCTCTTCGATCCCGGTTCGTGCCGCGACCGCTTGAGCCCTTTGGAGAAGCGGCGGGACGGTGATGAACCAGCGGGCACCGGAATCGTTCAGTTGGGAGATGAGTTCGTCGTCGGTGCTGAGAGGGTTCAGCGTCGTGCTGCAGCCGCCGGCCATGCCCGTCGCGAGGAACGCAGTCGCGTACTCGGGCAGGTTCGGGCTGCAGATGGCCATGACGCCCCCGCGCTCCAGTCCGCGGGCTGCGAGGCCCCGCGCCGCGGCGCGCGCCTGATCACGGAGTTGCCCGTACGTCACCACCCGGCCGCTCGGTCCTTCGATGAACGCTGGCCTGTCCCGGCGGTCCCCGAGGGAACCCAGGAGATAGTCGGAGAAGGACTGCGCCGGGACGGTGATCGGGGGATGAGGGCTGTGGAAGATCATTCGGCGTCCTTCCGGTGGATTCAGGGGGCGGCGTCGACCGCCGATACTCGAGCGGAAGATCGGCGAACCGGCCGCGGCCCGGCAAGCAGCCGGGAGCGCCGCGGCATCGCCGGGCGGGGCGCGTGGTCACCGGGACCGGCTGCGCACGGGGGCGCGAACCCGTAGACTCGACTCTCCATGACCTCCACCCGCAAGATCGTCCTCTGGGTCGTCGCGATCGGCCTGAGCGCGCTCTTCGTCCGGCTCGGATTCTGGCAACTCGACCGGCATGGGGAGCGGAGCGCCGGGGTACGTGAGCGCGCAGTCCGCGCCGAGGCCCCCGTGCTCGAGTGGAGCGGCCCCGGCGACGTGCCGCCCGACACAGCCGGCCTCATCGGCCGCCGCGCGCGGCTGAGCGGCCGGTGGGACCGGGCTGGCGAGGTCGTCATCAGGAGCCGCACCCTGGACGGGCGGGCCGGCGCGGAGGTGCTGACCCCGCTCCTCGTCGGCGGTGACTCCGCGCAGACCGTGATGGTCCTCCGCGGCTGGCTGCCCGCGCCGGACGGCCTGCGCCCCGACCTGGCAGCCGGCTGGACCGCCCCGCCCGCCACCACCGGCGGCGGGGACCCGGCACGCGCCGAGGGCGTGTTCGTCTCCTCACGCGACGGACGGGGTGGCCAGCCCCTCCAGGTCGAGATCGCCGGCGCCGGGCACCTCGCCATCGCGGGCCTCGACCTCGCCTTGATTCGCGATCAGACTGACCTCGACCCCTCCCCCCATGTGCTGCGCGCGGACGATCCGCCCGCGGGCGCCAGCTTCCGTCCCGCGCGCGAGATCGAGACGGACTCCGGCCCGCACCTCTCCTACGCGATCCAGTGGTTCTCGTTCGCCGTGATCGCGCTGGTCGGCACCGCGATCCTCACTCGCGGAGAGTAGCAGCGCACCGGGTTTACGCCGGTACCCTCACGATCGATCTTCCGGCATGGGATGTTTCGTGTCGGAGGGTAGAGCCGTGCCGTGCGGTCTCCGTGGCATTCGCGGTGCGCCGGTCTTGATCGTGGTCGTCCTGCTCGCCTGTGAAGAGGCCACGAGTGGCCCCGCTCCGGTCCCCGTGCCACCTCTCCCCTCGTCCGCTCTCTCGGGGGACCGGGCGGCCCTGGGGGCCCTGTACGAAGCGACCGGCGGGCCCAACTGGACCCGGCGCGACAACTGGATGTCCGAAGCGCCGGTGGACGCGTGGCAGGGAGTCGTAGCCAATCCCGCCGGCGACGTACTCCGCTTGACGCTGGCGAACAACAACCTGAGAGGCCGGATCCCGCCGGAGCTGGGGAACCTCGTCGCCCTGGAGAAACTGGAGTTGTCCCGGAACAGGCTTGCGGGCCTGATCCCTCCCGAGCTGGGGCACCTCGCCAGCCTCGAGGAGCTGCAGCTGTCCGGGAACAACCTCACGGGATCCGTCCCGCCGGAATTCGGTCGGTTGGCGCGGCTTCAGCTGCTTTCCGTATCGCATAACCCGCGTCTGGCGGGCCCCCTCCCGGTCAGCCTGATGGTTCTGGACCGGCTGGAGAGGATCGAGACGGCCGGCACGGCTCTGTGTGCCTCCGCCGATCCCGACTTCCAGGCGTGGACGCTGGGTGTCACAGGACAGTTGCCTCGCTGCCTCGACGATACGGGCCCCACGACCGTGTATCTTATGCAGGCGGTACAATCAAGATCGATTCCCGTGCCGCTGGTCGCGGACAGGTCGGCGTTGCTGAGGGTGTTCGTGACGGTCCCGGACTCGACCACCGCGACGATCCCGCCCGTGCGGGCCACCTTCCACGTGGACGGCGCGACGACGTACACCGCGGAGATTCCGGCCGGGGGAGGGGTCATTCCGACGACGGTGAGCGAGGACCGTTGGGTGGCGTCGGCGAACGCGCCCATTCCCGGCGAGGTCATGCGCCCGGGGCTGGAACTGGTAGTCGAGATCGACCCCGAGGGGACGCTGGACGCCTCACTCGGTATCTCGCGGCGGATCCCGGAGCAGGGCCGCCTGACCGTGGATGTGCTGGAAATGCCCGTGCTCGAGCTCACGCTGATCCCCTTCCTGTGGGGAGAGGCGCCGGACGAGGAGATCGTGGAGATGATCGATGCCATGGCGGCCGACCCCGAGCGCCATCCCCTGCTGCACGACACGCGCACGCTTCTGCCTGTCTCGGGGCTGAAGGTGACGGCGCACGAACCCGTGCTGAGTAGCAGCAACCTTGATCTCGACCTGATCCGCCAGACCCGCCTGATCAGAATCTTCGAGCACGGGGATGGCCACTACATGGGCATGATGTCGGGTCCGATGGCGGGGGCCGCCGGCCGCGGCGAGATTGCGGGGCGCACGAGTGTCTCGCGCCCCTACTCTGCAACCATCGCGCACGAACTCGGGCACAACATGAACCTCTTGCACGCCCCGTGCGGGAATCCCGACGGGGTCGATCCATCGTATCCTCACGCCAACGGGACCATCGGCGACTGGGGGTACGACTACTGGCAGTCGCTGGTAGCACCGGGGGCGCACCGGGACCTCATGTCCTACTGCAACCCCAAATGGATCAGCGGTTATCACTTCAACAGAGCCCTCCAGTTTCGCCTGGCGGACGAAGACGCCGCGCCCGCTGCCACGCGGGGGGGAGACGTCGCGGCGGGAGGCCACTCCGCCCGATCGCTGCTGCTGTGGGGCGGTGTAGACGCTGCGGGCATGCCTTTCCTCGAACCCGCCTTCGTTGTCGACGCCCCGACCACACTTCCCGAGACCGGAGCCGGCGCGTTCGAGCTTGAGGGACGGACCCGCTGGGGCGAGGTGCTGTTCTCGCTTGGTTTCGACATGCCGGAAGTGGCAGACGGAGGAGGCAATTCCGCCTTCGTGTTCGTCCTCCCGACGGATCCGCAGTGGCCGGGCGAGCTGGCTTCCATCGTGCTCTCCGGGCCGGGCGGGACCGCATTGCTCGACGGCGACACGGATCGACCCATGCTCATCCTGCGGAATGCGCGGACGGGACAGGTGCGTGCCTTCCTGAGTGATCCGCCCCCCGCCTCGTTGGCCCGCAGCGTCGTGGATGTCGGGGCCCTCCCGCCGGAGCCGGGCCTCGATGCGCTGTTCAGCCGCGGGCTCCCGGCCCCCCGCGAGTGGCGACGTTGAGACGCACGAGCGTAGCTTCCCCGCCAGACCACGGACTGCGGCCATGAGTCATCGAAAGTTCGCCGACCGGGACGGAACCCGGTGGGAAGTACGCGTCTCCTCGAAGCATGAGTGGCGCTTCGATCCGGTCCCGGGAAATCCGCGCGCCCCGCGCCGGGCCCGGCCGCCGCTCTACGCGGGCGACGACCCGTTCGAACTCAGCGAGCGGGAACTCCAGTCCATACTCGGCAACGCGACGCCGAACCCGAAGGTCGATCGCGAGACTCCGGACGCCTCCCCCTTCGGGGACGTCTACGAGCCGCGCAGGAAGAAATCGCCCTTCCTCGATGACCTTGCCGAGGATGACTGACCGCTGACCGACCGCCGCCCTCATGCGGCGTCCATGCCGGCGTACGCGAAACCGGCATCCGGATTCCGCCGTACGGGCCGGCATCTCGTCCCCGCCGGGTACGACCCGGCCGCAGTCTCACCCGACATCTCTCAGGAGGCAGGCGATGTCTGAAACGCCGCTCGGCCGCTTCTGCTGGTACGAGCTTCTCACCACGGACCTCGAAGGCGCCCAGGACTTCTACCGGCAGGTCGTCGGCTGGGAGACCGGAACATGGCAGGGCGAAGGCCCGCCGTACATCACCTGGAACAACAACGGCACCCCGCTCGGCGGCGTGATGCAGCTGCCGGACGACGCTCTCGCCGACGGAGCCCCGGCCCACTGGCTGCCCTACCTGTCGACGCCCGACGTGGACGCGACGACGGCGCGGGCAGAACGGCTGGGGGGTGGCGTGATCCACCGCATGGAGATCCCCGAAGTCGGCCGTATCTCGGTCCTCAGGGACCCCGACGGAGCGGTTTTCACGGCGTACCAGCCTTCCGAAGACACGCCCGGGCACGACGGGCCGCCCGCCCTCGGAGAGTTCTCCTGGCACGAGTTGATCGCAGGGGACCTCGAGGCGGCGTGGTCGTTCTACTCCGACCTGTTCGGCTGGGAGAAGACGACCCAGATGGACATGGGCGAGGCCGGCATCTATCAGATGTACGGGCGCGACGGCAAGGAACTGGGCGGCATGATGACGCGGAGCGACGACATGCCGCCGCCGTGCTGGGGGCTCTACATCCTCGTGTCCGACGTGCACGCCTCTGCCGAGGTCGTGAAGGAGCTGGGCGGATCGGTCGTCGTGGGGCCGATGGAGGTCCCCGGCGGCGAGTTCATCCTGCAGGGCATCGACCCGCAGGGAGCCGCCTTCGCCCTGCACAGCAGGTAAGGACCCAGGCAGGCCTGAACGGGGCCGGCCGCGTCAGTTCCGCGACGCCGATCCCTCCCGGTCGGACAGCCCCGGCGGGGTCCCGAGAATCTCGGAGAGGATCACGGCGCGAGCGAGCGCGGGGTAGCGCTCGAGACGTCCCAGGGGACCGTCTCCCGGCGCGGAGGCACGCCGACTCGCCACACCCGGCGGACGCGATTCACCGAGCGGACGCGCCGCCGCGGGGCGAAGCGGCTCGCGCGGCGGGCTCGAGTGGACGGAGTGCGCCGGGGCCGAGGCAGGCGTGACCTGGCGTTGAGGTGAAGGTGCAGGGCGGATGAACGGAGGAGGCTCCGGGGCCTCCTCCGGATCCACATGCCCGACCATACTGCCCGGCCGGCCTTCGTCCGCGGCCTGCTGCATCTGCTGCTCGAGCTGGCGGCCCATGTCGCGCAGCTGTTCGCGCAGGCTCGGGCGCTTCGCCGGTGCGGTCGTCGCGACCCCCGCATCCGGCGGCAGGTTCGGCA contains:
- a CDS encoding PaaI family thioesterase, with the translated sequence MSESLQERYARESICFGCGPANPDGLRLCSFPAAEGGHGPDGSYEVIAEWTPGPNHRSFPGILNGGIIGTLLDCQCNWCAAHYFMRTRGLDHPPVTVTAEYTVRLRKPTPSDAPVQLRARIAEVGERKVVVEAELLSGGERTATCSGTFVAIGERHLAHGTR
- a CDS encoding AMP-binding protein, which translates into the protein MIFHSPHPPITVPAQSFSDYLLGSLGDRRDRPAFIEGPSGRVVTYGQLRDQARAAARGLAARGLERGGVMAICSPNLPEYATAFLATGMAGGCSTTLNPLSTDDELISQLNDSGARWFITVPPLLQRAQAVAARTGIEEIFVFGEAKGATAFADLIADGMKDGMTADAEPAGSGDPAEDLLTLPYSSGTTGVSKGVMLTHRNLVANIEQFSAVGLVDADDVVLAVLPFFHIYGMVVVMSGALRAGATVVTMPRFDLEEFLGAIQRYRATSLYLVPPIVLGLAKHPAVDGYDLSSVNWIMSGAAPLGEEIALACQERIGCRVFQGYGLTEASPVTHVCFGENVDVDKIGTIGPTIPSTEMMIVDLESGEALGPGGEGEVWVRGPQVMKGYLGNPEATAATVDAEGWLHTGDVGRADEDGYVTIVDRAKELIKYKGYQVAPAELEDLLLAHPAVADVAVIPVADEEAGEIPKACVVRAGEVSGEEIMEYVAERVAPQKRIRAVEFLEEIPKSASGKILRRFLVARERAGAS
- a CDS encoding SURF1 family protein, which gives rise to MTSTRKIVLWVVAIGLSALFVRLGFWQLDRHGERSAGVRERAVRAEAPVLEWSGPGDVPPDTAGLIGRRARLSGRWDRAGEVVIRSRTLDGRAGAEVLTPLLVGGDSAQTVMVLRGWLPAPDGLRPDLAAGWTAPPATTGGGDPARAEGVFVSSRDGRGGQPLQVEIAGAGHLAIAGLDLALIRDQTDLDPSPHVLRADDPPAGASFRPAREIETDSGPHLSYAIQWFSFAVIALVGTAILTRGE
- a CDS encoding M66 family metalloprotease, whose product is MVVLLACEEATSGPAPVPVPPLPSSALSGDRAALGALYEATGGPNWTRRDNWMSEAPVDAWQGVVANPAGDVLRLTLANNNLRGRIPPELGNLVALEKLELSRNRLAGLIPPELGHLASLEELQLSGNNLTGSVPPEFGRLARLQLLSVSHNPRLAGPLPVSLMVLDRLERIETAGTALCASADPDFQAWTLGVTGQLPRCLDDTGPTTVYLMQAVQSRSIPVPLVADRSALLRVFVTVPDSTTATIPPVRATFHVDGATTYTAEIPAGGGVIPTTVSEDRWVASANAPIPGEVMRPGLELVVEIDPEGTLDASLGISRRIPEQGRLTVDVLEMPVLELTLIPFLWGEAPDEEIVEMIDAMAADPERHPLLHDTRTLLPVSGLKVTAHEPVLSSSNLDLDLIRQTRLIRIFEHGDGHYMGMMSGPMAGAAGRGEIAGRTSVSRPYSATIAHELGHNMNLLHAPCGNPDGVDPSYPHANGTIGDWGYDYWQSLVAPGAHRDLMSYCNPKWISGYHFNRALQFRLADEDAAPAATRGGDVAAGGHSARSLLLWGGVDAAGMPFLEPAFVVDAPTTLPETGAGAFELEGRTRWGEVLFSLGFDMPEVADGGGNSAFVFVLPTDPQWPGELASIVLSGPGGTALLDGDTDRPMLILRNARTGQVRAFLSDPPPASLARSVVDVGALPPEPGLDALFSRGLPAPREWRR
- a CDS encoding VOC family protein, whose product is MSETPLGRFCWYELLTTDLEGAQDFYRQVVGWETGTWQGEGPPYITWNNNGTPLGGVMQLPDDALADGAPAHWLPYLSTPDVDATTARAERLGGGVIHRMEIPEVGRISVLRDPDGAVFTAYQPSEDTPGHDGPPALGEFSWHELIAGDLEAAWSFYSDLFGWEKTTQMDMGEAGIYQMYGRDGKELGGMMTRSDDMPPPCWGLYILVSDVHASAEVVKELGGSVVVGPMEVPGGEFILQGIDPQGAAFALHSR